The sequence gtaaatCTATTATTGGCATGTGGATTGTGCAGTTCCATTGTAGATGGCTTCTAgttctatttgttttcatatAGAAACTACTTGTTTCTAGGTTAtcattttgtttgctgatcTTCATGGTTATTTGGACAACATGAAAGCTCCGTGGGAGTTACTAGAACAGCGAGTGAAATATTATGAAGCAGTCATTAAGGTTACGCATAATTTGTCACTATTGACGACAAACGTGTTCATTCTCGTTTGTAGGGCATGCTGGAAAGTATCGGCGTTCCTCTCGACAAACTAAAGTTTGTGAAGGGAACCGATTATCAGCTAAGTCGGTGAGCTGTGCGACCGGTTGCTATGCagagttaatatcaacttaatagaaattttgtttgtagtgAGTACACGCTGGACGTGTACAGAATGGCTTCAGTTGTGACAGAGGTAATTGATATTGACTGACTTTTTGACTGCATTGTGATCAACCACACAAATGTGTTTTGTTATTGGCGTATGTGCATGGTTGTAGTGGTCACAATGTGCTTGCTGACAGTTCGAGGCATGGATGCTTGTGTAGTTAGTAGGTCGTGTGGTGATTGATTCGTGCTGATTTAGCATGATGCCAAGAAGGCTGGGGCTGAAGTTGTGAAGCAAGTGCAGCATCCACTTCTTAGTGGGCTGCTGTATCCATGTCTACAGGTATGTTGTATTGGTGTTTACTAATCAAGAAATTCTAATGAGTTTATGGTATTGCATTAGGCATTGGATGAAGAATACTTGAAAGTTGACGCCCAATTTGGAGGCATTGATCAGAGGAAGATATTCACTTTTGCAGAAAAGGTTTACattgttaattgattaatgtaTGAATTATGAATTTCTATGTCAATGAATACAATATATTTTTAACTAAAAATGACATACAGTGTACTTGTATTGACTTGTACTGCCAATGTGATGTTGATTATGTGGTTACTTGAACTGCGAGcttgagtggtgtgtgtgtgtgtgtgtgtgtgtgtgtgtgtgtgtgtgtgtgtgtgtgtgtgtgtctgggtgTCTgggtgtggtgctgtagctcaattggttagagagtgtaTGTGGAGAataaaacatccgggaccttgcaggattACAGGTTTAAGTTGTAgcgatggcaagctatggcataatttctgTAAGcaaagaaacttacacacaattgcttctctcgactcaggagtataaatgagtacgtggtcattgactggagtggacatggctggcttggcagtaacatcatgcaagtaacatcatgcagcagacgggtacttgtgggccttggtgtccagtctcagagctgcgccatagtgcacctggatgactccggccaagcttTAGGTGGTTTGTAGCACTGGCCGTAAGCctccacatagcgcatggaggccctgtctgtagaagcaggggagctatctttgcaactgaccttaaggtcgacATCAGTtcgacgtggagggcttgacatttgtccatatctgtgtgtgtgtgtgtgtgtgtgtgtgtgtgtgtgtgtgtgtgtgtgtgtgtgtgtgtgtgtgtgtgtgtgtgtgtgtgtgtgtggtgcgatagctcagatTGGTtattagagagtcatcttatggagggattacatccgggatcttgcagagttgcaggttcaagtcacagtgatggggaggtatggcataatttccttgggcaagaactcacacacaattgcctctctaggcttaggagtataaatgagtacctggtctttgactggagcAGCAAAAGCCTCTGACTGCGACAAaatccatcagccactggggtcttggtgggacttcgggtgctcacaccgcAGTTGGCGTTGCAGTAGGTGCttctgcgagcacctggccaggctccaggagattgcttagcacgacccatagctcctgcgtagtgcacaggaacccagccatctggctgggggcgtTACTGTAaacagcagctccttatccatttgccatttgtcattgtgtgtgtgtgtgtatgtgtgtgttagtatgtgtgtgttagtgtgtgtgtgtgtgtgtgtgtgtgtgtgtgtgtgtgtgtgtgtgtgtgcatgtgtgtgtgtgtgcatgtggtgtgcgtgcgtgtggcatgcatgcatatgtgtgaATATACAGCCTGTTTGCGGGTGTTTACTTTatctaatttttgttttgctaCTCACAATGAACACAACAGATTTGAAGCCTCATGGTCATAAAACTTttcaaaactttcaaaacaaTTTCTCCTATTCCATGCATCATAGGGCTGAAATCATATTAAACATAATCACATTAATTGTAGTAATGGTGTGTCCCTAAGTTGGTAAGTCAGTATCTTACTGGAGCCTCAAGTTATGATCTAAGTTTTGTGTGCGACTCGTACTAAGTTAAGCCcggtccacactagaccacaATGGATCACAAGCAGGATTGCGATCCGACtaggatagcgagcgtccacactgcactttgaaaatgtTACGCCCGCCTCATTTTtagtgtcacgtgactgatgactgatgtgtatgtgtggcttctttgcttgtggaaagcgttgatacagtgatgtaaggtgagcgagaacaagacgagtgaggagcgTTAGATGTTCCAACTACATTCGTAGTGTCGTGGAGGTAatgcccactatttctaattggattcaaccgatcgcgatcggatcacgatcgaaaccacctcctgatgtggattggatttatctcgatccagttgccagtgtggacagggctttagTTAGTACAATGTAAGTTGATTCTACATTCAGACAAGCAATCTAGTTGGCATCTGTTTACTGTAGTAGTTAAGCTCGTTTTTGCTTTATGCAGTTAtaggtaaattaattaagttttataataattaagttatatattaattaagttttataataattaagttatatattaattaagttatatatcaattaagtCATATATCAATTAAGTTATGTATCAGTTAAgttatgtattaattaagttatatatcaattaagttatgtattaattaagttatatattaattaagttatatattaattaattaagttgtctATCATTCAGCTCATTTTTCTCTCTGCTGCAGTATCTTCCCAATCTTGACTACAAGAAACGAATCCATTTGATGAATCCGATGGGTTTGAACTTTGTTGGTATTTTCTTAAGTTATTTTTATGTTACGTTCTTACATAGTTCCCGGATTGACGGGCAACAAAATGAGTGCCTCGGATCCGGACTCTAAGATTGACATGTTGGACAGTGCAGATGTGGTGAAGTCAAAACTCAAGAAAGTACACACGAATGTGATGGCGTGCAGCGTTTCTGTGGTTATAGAcacttttgtgtgtgtagtcatTCTGTGAGGCCGGGAATGTTGCAGAGAATGGGGTTCTTGCATTCGCTCAGTATGTGTTGTTTCCCTTACTAGAAGACAgtaagttagtttgtttagCTGTATAGTGACCATGTatgcagttgtttgtttgtcgtagAGTTTGTGATTAAGAGAGACCAAAAGCATGGTGGAGAGTTGGCTTTCGCCGATTATGATGGATTGAAAGAAGCATTTGCGAGAGAAGTTGGTGGCAGTTTGATTACATTgacagctgaattgaatgatcgactgtttgcatatttgtatttctatttatttgattgcttgtctgcctgtttgtctgtcagtctgtctctctattttTGTCTCTGATTTTACTTTGCTTTATTATTTCTACATTTGCTGATGTATGTAGTTCAGATGTATCATTTTCCCTTCTATGTTGTTAGGACATTCATCCACTTGACTTGAAACACGCAGTCACTGGCTATCTTAACGAAGTAAACAATCATTTTCAAGTTACAAGAAATCACAATGAatttggtgtgtttgtcttaAAATGTTTGATGCAGTTGATGGAACCAGTTAGACAGAAATTTACAAGCCCGGGATTGCAGAAGATCAAACAGTTGGCTTATCCTGTGGAAGAAAaggcagcagcagcatcgGACTCTAAATGTAATGATTGTGGGTTGTGTTGTTTGAACATGTTACTGTGTTGACAAccggctgtgtgtgtgtgtgtgtgtgtgtgtgtgtgtgtgtgtgtgtgtgtgtgtgtgtgtgtgtgtgtgtgtgtgtgtgtgtaatgatACTAATCGTTAACAGCTGCAACGGGGAGTAAGGAGACCAGACCTGTTGATATCTCAAGACTCGATCTGAGAGTTGGTGTGATCGACGTCGCCGAGAAGGTACAAATTGAGGCATCAAAGAAATTGTTATTTGTATATGCAGTAGTTGGTCGTCATTGTAGCATCAAGATGCCGATTCTTTGTATGTCGAAACGATCAATGTGGGAGAGGCAAGTACGTTTACTATTGTGTGTAAAGTTTGACTCAATAGTGTGTACATGCAGGCTTTGCtcgtctctgtgtctgtttggtaATTTAGACACGAAGTACGTATGCATAGAATGTGGCTAATACTATTAAATGTcaaaatttttgttgtttcatcTGTGAGTAGAATTTTTTGGTTGTTTTTGGCTAGAGCCTCGAACAGTCGTTAGCGGTCTTGCCAAGTTTATTCCTCTTCACGAGTTGCAGGGACGGAAAGTTGTCATGTTGTGTAACTTGAAACCACAGTCAATGAGAGGTGGGTATTGTGACATTCATACGTGTCAAGTGATTGCATGCTTTCTCATTGTTCTTCCAGTTGTATGATAATAGCGTAGGCCACTGCAATAGTATTTGATTAGGAGTGTGCAGTTTCTTACCAGCACGTTAGCAGGAATGGTCCTGCTTTGTTGTTCAGTTGGCAACAGAGTCACACTATACACTTGAACCTCTCTAACCCGGGCAGTATGGGACCAACTGCCAGGATCCCAGAAAAGTTTGGAAGATAGAAAGAGGTAGTGCACGTTAtccttggaatcccagacTATTCTAATGTAATGGTCTGGTACTCCAGTTCTACATACAGTATGCgttacagtacacacttgtacgACACTGTAATGTATAGGTACTTTGGTCTACAGTTACGTACTTATACAATTGAAATTGCAACAATAGAAACTTGAATTGCACGACTTGTACATCTTTTATGAAGAGCAAAACAGCTGCCACAATAACAAATATTGAACTAGGATTTAGTAGATGTAAAAAATCACACAACTATAACTGCTACTGTAGACTTAAGAATTCGAAAGATCTCCAAGGCATGTCTCTGTGACTGATCTTTGCTTATGTCGTCGATGATTTGAGCTTTTGTTTCAAGGCTGATACAGGTGACCTTTTTTTCCTTAAAGCCATACGTACTCCATACCCATACTGGCACATGAAGACAGCTacagggtgtgtgtgtgtgtgtgtgtgtgtgtgtgtgtgtgtgtgtgtgtgtgtgtgtgtgtgtgtgtgtgtgtgtgtgtgtgtgtgtttatgctGGGAGCTGGGAGTTTCTTCTCAAGTGCCTACCCTTGGAGCCCCAATGCCTCGTGCATGATGATAAAGGTGGTCGGTCTAGGGAGGTGCCCAGATCTTAGAGgtccggattagggaggtttgagtgtacctCTGATTAATCAGAAAGGGATGCTGCACTACATAATATGTAGTCAGTGATTTGTTGGTACTTGACGACATGTCAAGACTCAGGATCCTTTTCGTTGATGAAATCTCTTGCAGGTTAGGAACAGTCTTGATCAAACACCACATTCAGATTAACCCACGTACTTATGTTGGCTTGATTTCCCAAGAAAGCTTTattcaagagacgaagaccaCATTATAGATCACTGGACACACATATACACCTTGTATTATTCACATCCTATCTATGTTGTAAATCAATAGCTTTAGCAGCCATAtgagtcaaacagacagaatgacagacacagactggCAGACTACCACTAAAATGCATATGCCTACAATGCATGCACACCGAGGGTTGATAACCTTGGAAACAAATTGGTAGTTTGCACTTGGCAGTGTTTGCCAAATATTGTTGAATCAAAGAAATGATGATGGGATGAATGCGTGTTATATGTGAAGAATATTAGGCAATCAGTTTTTAAAATGAGCATGCTGTACAGGTCACTacactgtggtgtgtgtgtgtgtgtgtgtgtgtgtgtgtgtgtgtgtgtgtgtgtgtgtgtgtgtgtgtgtgtgtagaggaTTTCAGTTGGAGATAATAGAACACCTACTGATCTTTTGGCATTCTAAAGTTCATGTTTTACAGCACGTTGTGTGTTCtctttctaattaattaatttagaggGTTGATGCCATCTCAATTAGatcacaccaccaccactaacACCACACAGAGACTTACCAAAATTCCGTTTTTCTAAAGTGAACACAATCTTAGCGCTCTGATCAATAAGTACAAACTGTAACAGCCAATAATTATATTAGACCAGAAGTTCTTCAGCTGCATAGCAATGGACCAGTGTATAGAATTTGTATGTAGCCTGCTTGTTGTCGTTAGGAATCAAGTCGGAGGCGATGCTGCTTGCTGCATCAAAGTATAATCATATTTGCTCACCAACTTGTGTGTATTGAGGCTACATGATGGTTGCTGTTAGTGCTGATCATTCTGTGGTGGAAGTACTGACTGTTCCAGATGAGTGTGCACCAGGAGATCCGGTTTTCGTAGCTGGTTACGAACGAAGTACATGTGGAGGTAATGGATGTCTCTCTGATGAATGACTTGGAGAGTTCAGTGGTGTTGTGAATTACAGAACCCGATGAGATACTAAATCCTAAGAAAAAAATTTTCGAAAAAATCCAGGTTGGGAGTAGACATGATGTGGTGTATATACTGCTGTATGTTTGCTAACTCAACTGACTAGGTTGATCTCACAACGTCTGCTGATTGTGTGGCAACCTACAAGGAAGAGCCGCTGATGACATCGCACGGTGCAGTACGAAGTGTTAGTCTTAAACAAGCGAACATTAGATGATTTGTTACAATCCTGTTTGATcgtgtttacttgtttatgaGTGGAATAATGGAGATATTTGGTCTATGTTTTTTGACACAAAATCTACTCGTTTATTCGTCGTTTCTAAAGGTCTAGAGGAGGACAAAAAGACAGTCTTACTGCCTACATGACACTATGCACACTTGCCACTGTTGTATGTGCATGCGTTGTGGCCCTACTTTCAACATACAATGTTTCACAAACCTTATCAATGTCATCATTATTATTGTTGCGTCATCATGACGTCAGCAGCAGCATGTTTTTGTCTAAATCAGTTT is a genomic window of Corticium candelabrum chromosome 11, ooCorCand1.1, whole genome shotgun sequence containing:
- the LOC134186367 gene encoding tyrosine--tRNA ligase, cytoplasmic-like, with the protein product MLARFYTLNRVFPLIRAISSLERRMAATHDPVHTPSVRFGVAATPKEKFQLITRNLQEVLGEDKLKVLLEEGKDIRIYWGTATTGRPHVAYFVPMSKLADFLRAGCEVIILFADLHGYLDNMKAPWELLEQRVKYYEAVIKGMLESIGVPLDKLKFVKGTDYQLSREYTLDVYRMASVVTEHDAKKAGAEVVKQVQHPLLSGLLYPCLQALDEEYLKVDAQFGGIDQRKIFTFAEKYLPNLDYKKRIHLMNPMVPGLTGNKMSASDPDSKIDMLDSADVVKSKLKKSFCEAGNVAENGVLAFAQYVLFPLLEDKFVIKRDQKHGGELAFADYDGLKEAFAREDIHPLDLKHAVTGYLNELMEPVRQKFTSPGLQKIKQLAYPVEEKAAAASDSKSATGSKETRPVDISRLDLRVGVIDVAEKHQDADSLYVETINVGEAKPRTVVSGLAKFIPLHELQGRKVVMLCNLKPQSMRGIKSEAMLLAASNADHSVVEVLTVPDECAPGDPVFVAGYERSTCGEPDEILNPKKKIFEKIQVDLTTSADCVATYKEEPLMTSHGAVRSVSLKQANIR